A region from the Aegilops tauschii subsp. strangulata cultivar AL8/78 chromosome 5, Aet v6.0, whole genome shotgun sequence genome encodes:
- the LOC109763484 gene encoding uncharacterized protein, giving the protein MHIALRILNLTTSSSGCERNWSIFEQVDAKRRNKLDVHRRDDLVYIQFNGRMIDKRKKYSSSCDVLLGEDASMAQDWICEGAYVDDAEEVDAEEVDAMGASEFVELRRSARVRELHEVEEFVSDGEESDHGLVNEDDIDFKSDDDGVIQGANEDEEGDPMEP; this is encoded by the exons ATGCACATTGCTTTGAGGATACTCAACTTGACCACAAGTTCATCCGGATGTGAAAGAAATTGGAGCATTTTTGAACAA GTGGATGCAAAGAGGAGAAATAAACTAGACGTGCATCGTAGGGACGATCTAGTTTATATTCAATTCAATGGAAGAATGATAGACAAGAGGAAGAAGTACTCCTCATCTTGTGATGTTCTTCttggtgaagatgcttccatggCACAAGATTGGATATGTGAAGGTGCTTACGTTGATGATGCAGAGGAGGTTGATGCGGAGGAGGTTGATGCAATGGGAGCTTCCGAGTTTGTTGAGCTACGTAGAAGTGCAAGAGTGAGAGAACTTCATGAAGTGGAAGAATTTGTTTCCGATGGGGAAGAATCTGATCACGGGCTTGTCAATGAGGATGACATAGACTTCAAGTCCGATGATGATGGGGTGATACAAGGTGCCAATGAAGATGAGGAGGGGGACCCGATGGAGCCTTAA